A genomic window from Cupriavidus basilensis includes:
- a CDS encoding MFS transporter — protein MPIALFALTISAFAIGTTEFVIVGLIPTIAADLHITLPSAGLLVSLYALGVAIGAPLLTALTGRLPRKALLLSLMALFTLGNLLAWKAPGYESLILARILTGLAHGVFFSIGSTIATSLVPKEKAASAIAIMFTGLTVALVTGVPLGTFIGQHFGWRETFLAVSALGLVAFVGSLMFVPANIRHGAPASLLQQAKVLAEPRLLLVYAKTAIGYGGSFIPFTFLAPILQDVSGFSAGAVGLVMLVYGVSVAAGNIWGGRLADRHGPIAALKIVFLLLSIVLFALTFTAPHRWLVVLTVLAWGAVAFGNVPALQVYVVKQAQRYAPGAVDVASGLNIAAFNLGIAGAAWAGGLIVTHMGLMHTPWIGALVVLAALGLTVLSGRLDRLEQHPLSERKLAATRA, from the coding sequence ATGCCCATTGCCCTGTTCGCGCTGACCATCAGTGCGTTTGCCATCGGGACCACCGAATTCGTCATCGTCGGCCTGATCCCCACCATCGCCGCCGATCTGCACATTACCCTGCCGTCGGCCGGCCTGCTGGTCAGCCTCTATGCGCTCGGCGTGGCCATCGGCGCCCCCTTGCTGACCGCCCTCACCGGCCGCCTGCCGCGCAAGGCGCTGCTGCTGTCGCTGATGGCCCTGTTTACGCTGGGCAACCTGCTGGCGTGGAAGGCGCCCGGCTATGAATCGCTGATCCTGGCGCGTATCCTGACCGGCCTCGCCCACGGGGTGTTCTTCTCGATCGGCTCCACCATCGCCACCAGCCTGGTGCCGAAGGAGAAGGCCGCGAGCGCCATCGCCATCATGTTCACCGGCCTGACCGTGGCGCTCGTCACCGGCGTGCCGCTGGGCACCTTTATCGGCCAGCATTTCGGCTGGCGCGAGACCTTCCTCGCGGTGTCGGCGCTTGGCCTGGTCGCCTTTGTCGGCAGCCTGATGTTTGTCCCGGCCAACATCCGCCACGGCGCCCCCGCCTCGTTGCTGCAACAGGCCAAGGTACTGGCCGAACCGCGCCTGCTGCTGGTCTACGCCAAGACCGCGATCGGCTATGGCGGCTCGTTCATCCCCTTCACCTTCCTCGCCCCCATCCTGCAGGACGTATCGGGCTTCAGCGCCGGCGCGGTCGGGCTGGTGATGCTGGTGTACGGCGTATCGGTCGCGGCGGGCAACATCTGGGGTGGCCGCCTGGCCGACCGCCACGGCCCCATCGCCGCGCTCAAGATCGTGTTCCTGCTGCTGTCCATCGTGCTGTTCGCGCTGACCTTCACCGCGCCGCACCGCTGGCTGGTGGTCCTGACCGTGCTGGCCTGGGGCGCCGTCGCCTTCGGCAATGTGCCGGCGCTGCAGGTCTATGTGGTCAAGCAGGCGCAGCGCTATGCGCCGGGTGCCGTCGATGTGGCATCGGGCCTCAATATCGCCGCGTTCAACCTGGGCATCGCCGGCGCGGCCTGGGCCGGCGGCCTGATCGTGACCCATATGGGCCTGATGCATACGCCGTGGATTGGCGCGCTGGTGGTACTGGCGGCGCTTGGCCTGACCGTGTTGAGCGGGCGGCTGGACCGGCTGGAGCAACACCCATTGAGCGAGCGCAAGCTGGCCGCCACCCGGGCTTGA
- a CDS encoding DUF1993 domain-containing protein produces the protein MSLSMYEVSIPAFIRAFGSLSAILDKGAAFAQAQGMDPAELIQTRLVADMDPLPAQVQRASDSAKGCAARLAGIEMPSFADTETTFPELQERIARTVAFLNTIQPAQLEGSETRTIELKLRPEPVTFDGKSYLLGFVLPNFYFHVTTAYDILRHKGVPVGKRDYLGLS, from the coding sequence ATGTCGCTCTCGATGTATGAAGTATCAATCCCGGCCTTTATCCGGGCTTTCGGCAGCTTGTCGGCCATCCTGGACAAGGGCGCCGCATTCGCGCAGGCGCAGGGCATGGACCCGGCGGAGCTGATCCAGACCCGCCTGGTGGCGGACATGGACCCGCTGCCGGCACAGGTGCAGCGCGCCAGCGACAGCGCAAAGGGTTGCGCGGCGCGGCTGGCCGGCATCGAGATGCCGTCTTTTGCGGACACCGAAACCACCTTCCCCGAACTGCAGGAGCGCATCGCCAGGACGGTGGCCTTCCTGAACACCATCCAGCCCGCCCAGCTCGAGGGCAGCGAAACGCGCACCATCGAGCTCAAGCTGCGCCCCGAGCCCGTCACCTTCGATGGCAAGTCCTACCTGCTGGGCTTTGTGCTGCCGAACTTCTATTTTCATGTGACCACGGCCTACGACATCCTGCGCCACAAGGGCGTGCCGGTGGGCAAGCGCGACTATCTCGGCCTGTCCTGA
- a CDS encoding CBASS cGAMP-activated phospholipase produces the protein MTNADSGRFQILALSGGGFRGLYTAKLLADFEDEIGAPIATRFDLVTGTSIGGILALAIAMEIPAQRIVELLASHGGLIFKRRWSLAGIWRAPFSSAPLQALLRDKMIFGDQVLGACRHPVIIPVINYSTGRPQIFKTPHHPDFKRDHKCRLVDVAMATSAAPAYFPRYTFNNNQYVDGGLYANAPGMLAVHEAQSSMGQPTDSIHVMAVGTMSSKFTVNPRRNREGGTYDWGGVNPANMPKRVFGLSISVQEALSDFMLSHLLSKRYFLVDDDLTDQRARAVALDRADSAAREVLLGAATERSKICLGNEDCRSFLTHAARSAMFYYGEHTNQKN, from the coding sequence ATGACAAATGCAGACTCCGGACGGTTTCAGATCCTGGCGCTGTCAGGCGGAGGCTTCCGAGGCCTTTATACGGCCAAATTGCTAGCTGACTTCGAAGACGAGATCGGCGCGCCAATCGCCACCCGGTTCGATCTTGTGACGGGCACATCGATTGGTGGCATCCTGGCATTGGCCATTGCGATGGAAATCCCTGCGCAGCGCATTGTTGAACTTCTCGCCAGTCATGGGGGATTGATCTTCAAGCGGCGCTGGTCTCTGGCGGGAATCTGGCGCGCACCATTTTCTTCCGCGCCTTTGCAGGCGCTGCTTCGCGACAAGATGATATTTGGCGATCAAGTCCTCGGAGCATGCAGGCATCCGGTCATCATACCGGTGATCAATTACTCGACGGGCAGGCCGCAGATTTTCAAGACGCCGCATCATCCGGATTTCAAGCGAGATCATAAGTGCCGGCTGGTGGATGTCGCTATGGCGACCAGCGCCGCGCCTGCATACTTCCCACGATATACGTTCAACAACAATCAATATGTTGACGGCGGTCTGTACGCCAATGCGCCGGGCATGCTCGCGGTCCATGAAGCGCAGTCGTCCATGGGGCAGCCGACAGATAGCATTCACGTGATGGCGGTCGGTACCATGTCATCGAAATTCACCGTCAACCCACGTCGAAACCGGGAGGGCGGGACATATGACTGGGGAGGCGTCAATCCGGCAAACATGCCGAAGAGAGTGTTTGGCTTGTCGATATCGGTACAGGAGGCACTGAGCGATTTCATGCTTTCGCATCTGCTCTCAAAGCGCTATTTCCTTGTCGATGACGATCTCACCGACCAGCGCGCACGCGCTGTCGCCCTTGACAGGGCCGACAGCGCGGCGAGGGAGGTATTGCTTGGCGCCGCGACGGAACGCTCCAAGATCTGCCTCGGAAACGAAGATTGCCGATCTTTTCTAACCCACGCAGCTCGCTCGGCAATGTTCTACTACGGCGAACACACCAATCAGAAGAACTAG
- a CDS encoding DUF6494 family protein, whose translation MNEETFNLSIRKFLKVVGVSSQREIELAVSRAIAAGTISGTERFPVAVTLELAALQVKVRFDGEIQLE comes from the coding sequence ATGAACGAAGAAACCTTCAATCTCAGCATCCGCAAGTTCCTCAAAGTCGTCGGCGTGAGCTCCCAGCGGGAGATCGAGCTGGCGGTGTCCAGGGCGATTGCCGCAGGCACCATCAGCGGAACCGAACGCTTCCCGGTCGCGGTCACGCTGGAACTGGCCGCCTTGCAGGTCAAGGTCCGGTTCGACGGCGAGATTCAGCTCGAGTGA
- a CDS encoding substrate-binding periplasmic protein, translating to MRASSLRGLAPSKPVPAGPRRLASALLAVAALACAQPSLADMAKIRQSGTLKVAVYKSLPPFSTAAGNPLPGIDVALAKALSKQMGLAVSLLPFDGDENMSDDLRNMVWRGHYLGYGPADVMLHVPVDRAFMRANDKALIFAPYHREMFVLVHDRERVSEVRQLGDLAGQATGAEAGSAGANALLSGAQGALRDKVKIYAGPDETLRALFAGEIAAAMVTRSQYESALKAAGQSAARFAAVDVASPLLPARGWAIGMAVKSDESELAESLQNALDAIRRSGELQQIFAQYGVSLQTP from the coding sequence ATGCGCGCCAGCTCTTTGCGCGGCCTTGCACCCTCCAAGCCAGTCCCGGCTGGCCCCCGTCGCCTGGCCAGCGCACTGCTGGCGGTGGCCGCGCTCGCCTGCGCCCAGCCGTCGCTGGCCGATATGGCCAAGATCCGCCAGAGCGGGACATTGAAGGTGGCCGTCTACAAAAGCCTGCCGCCATTCTCCACGGCAGCGGGCAACCCGTTGCCGGGTATCGACGTGGCGCTGGCGAAGGCCCTGAGCAAGCAGATGGGACTGGCGGTGTCGCTGCTGCCGTTCGACGGCGACGAGAACATGTCCGACGACCTGCGCAACATGGTCTGGCGTGGCCACTACCTGGGCTATGGCCCGGCGGATGTGATGCTGCATGTGCCGGTGGACCGTGCGTTCATGCGCGCGAACGACAAGGCGCTGATCTTTGCGCCCTATCACCGCGAGATGTTCGTGCTGGTACACGACCGCGAGCGTGTCTCCGAGGTCCGGCAGCTAGGGGATCTGGCCGGGCAGGCTACCGGCGCGGAAGCGGGCTCCGCCGGTGCCAATGCCCTGTTGTCCGGGGCGCAGGGCGCGCTGCGCGACAAGGTGAAGATCTATGCCGGGCCAGACGAAACGCTGCGCGCACTGTTTGCCGGCGAGATTGCCGCGGCAATGGTCACGCGCTCGCAATACGAAAGCGCGCTCAAGGCGGCCGGCCAGTCCGCCGCGCGTTTCGCCGCGGTGGACGTTGCCTCGCCGCTGCTGCCGGCGCGCGGCTGGGCCATAGGCATGGCGGTCAAGTCCGACGAGAGCGAACTCGCCGAGTCACTGCAGAACGCGCTGGACGCGATCCGCCGCAGCGGCGAGCTGCAGCAGATCTTTGCGCAGTACGGGGTGTCGCTGCAAACGCCGTAA
- the pedF gene encoding cytochrome c-550 PedF, giving the protein MKTPRRTLALIAICTLLAGALPQAASAHGDVTPQAVDTKTLPQLGEEWRPDNPYRTGDAQQEALRIGSSAYNQNCARCHGLEAVSGGIAPDLRKLDGDCTALANAKKKQECMGEISQYFTATVRKGRTRDGRVYMPPFDGVLSQEAVWSIKTYLESRHE; this is encoded by the coding sequence ATGAAAACACCACGCCGCACACTTGCCCTGATTGCCATCTGCACGCTCCTGGCCGGAGCGCTACCCCAAGCCGCATCGGCGCATGGCGACGTCACGCCGCAAGCCGTGGACACCAAGACACTACCGCAACTCGGCGAGGAATGGCGTCCGGATAATCCATACAGGACCGGCGATGCGCAGCAGGAAGCACTGCGTATCGGCTCCTCGGCCTACAACCAGAACTGCGCGCGCTGCCATGGGCTGGAAGCGGTGTCCGGCGGCATCGCGCCGGACCTGCGCAAGCTCGATGGCGATTGCACGGCGCTGGCCAACGCGAAGAAAAAGCAGGAATGCATGGGCGAGATCTCGCAATACTTCACCGCCACCGTGCGCAAGGGGCGTACGCGCGACGGCCGGGTCTACATGCCGCCGTTCGATGGCGTGCTGAGCCAGGAAGCCGTCTGGTCCATCAAGACTTACCTCGAGTCGCGCCACGAGTGA
- a CDS encoding sigma-54-dependent Fis family transcriptional regulator — protein MTFQAAAGPHVPGVSPAVTGNPAEGDRPDLIAQAHQRSESYGLRPYESPDFCPVLQNELKTQIERSQSLFTYALPVMETLYDQIVNTQSMVILTDAAGLILHSLGDDDFLAKASKVALQPGALWSEESRGTNAIGTALAENKATLVHGAEHFLEANRFLTCSCMPILDAYGKTVGALDVTGDQRGFHKHTMALVRMSAQMIENQLFANAFQDMVCVRFHSRAEFIGTLVEGIASFTPGGRFLSANRSAQFQLGMSVAALHAHTFSSLFGQSLSQLFDAERKAPGGVVYLPLPSGVKVSARIEWKAPAASVPAVAIDRGSAQAQSRPEATCLPHRAATQPTQPGLDDLDTGDAQIQGVITKLRKVIGKDIPVMVLGETGTGKELLARAIHADSPRHAGPFIAVNCASIPETLIESELFGYEEGAFTGARKKGGIGKMLLANGGTLFLDEIGDMPLHLQARMLRALQERAVTPLGSSKVIHVDVSVICATNRNMREQVANGLFREDLYYRLNGLVVRLPALRERSDLDVVANKLLREGQASGGPRIKDSVMAMFRSYHWPGNIRQLGNLLRTARLMAEGEAEITEDHLPDDFLEDRLARQATHPAHGATVAPDAAPDGERAAGAAPRAQPTRLADVEALAIVAAVKAHHGNISAAAKALGISRNTVYRKLDEANALPQQDG, from the coding sequence ATGACATTCCAAGCGGCCGCTGGCCCGCATGTGCCCGGCGTCTCGCCGGCGGTAACGGGCAACCCGGCGGAGGGCGACCGGCCTGACCTGATCGCCCAGGCCCACCAGCGCTCCGAATCCTATGGCTTGCGGCCCTATGAATCGCCGGACTTCTGCCCGGTGCTGCAAAACGAGCTGAAAACCCAGATAGAGCGCAGCCAGTCGCTGTTCACCTACGCGCTGCCGGTCATGGAGACACTCTATGACCAGATCGTCAACACGCAGAGCATGGTGATCCTGACGGACGCCGCCGGCCTGATCCTGCACTCGCTGGGCGACGACGATTTCCTGGCCAAGGCCAGCAAGGTGGCCTTGCAGCCCGGCGCGCTGTGGTCCGAGGAAAGCCGGGGCACCAACGCCATCGGCACCGCGCTGGCCGAGAACAAGGCCACGCTGGTCCACGGCGCGGAGCATTTCCTGGAAGCCAACCGCTTCCTCACGTGCTCGTGCATGCCCATCCTCGATGCCTACGGCAAGACAGTCGGCGCGCTCGACGTGACGGGTGACCAGCGCGGGTTCCACAAGCACACCATGGCGCTGGTGCGGATGTCGGCGCAAATGATCGAGAACCAGCTGTTCGCCAATGCCTTCCAGGACATGGTGTGTGTCCGGTTCCACTCGCGCGCGGAGTTCATCGGCACCCTGGTCGAGGGCATCGCCTCCTTTACGCCGGGCGGACGCTTCCTGTCGGCCAACCGCAGCGCGCAGTTCCAGCTTGGGATGTCGGTCGCCGCCTTGCACGCGCACACCTTCTCCTCGCTGTTCGGCCAGTCGCTATCGCAGTTGTTCGACGCCGAACGCAAGGCCCCGGGCGGCGTCGTGTACTTGCCGCTGCCAAGCGGCGTCAAGGTCAGCGCACGCATCGAGTGGAAAGCGCCTGCCGCTAGCGTTCCGGCGGTGGCCATCGACCGTGGCAGCGCGCAGGCGCAGTCCAGGCCTGAAGCCACCTGCCTGCCCCACCGTGCGGCCACGCAGCCGACCCAGCCCGGGCTGGACGACCTGGACACCGGCGACGCCCAGATCCAAGGTGTCATCACCAAGCTGCGCAAGGTGATCGGCAAGGATATTCCCGTCATGGTGCTGGGAGAAACCGGCACCGGCAAGGAATTGCTGGCCCGCGCCATCCACGCCGACAGCCCGCGCCATGCCGGGCCCTTCATCGCGGTCAACTGCGCCTCGATACCGGAGACGCTGATCGAATCCGAGCTGTTCGGCTACGAGGAAGGCGCCTTTACCGGCGCCCGCAAGAAGGGCGGTATCGGCAAGATGCTGCTGGCCAACGGCGGCACCCTCTTCCTCGATGAAATCGGCGATATGCCCTTGCACCTGCAGGCGCGCATGCTGCGGGCGCTGCAGGAGCGCGCCGTTACGCCGCTGGGCAGCAGCAAGGTGATCCACGTCGACGTGTCCGTGATCTGCGCCACCAATCGCAATATGCGGGAACAGGTGGCCAATGGCTTGTTCCGGGAGGATCTTTACTACCGCCTGAACGGCCTCGTGGTGCGGCTGCCGGCCTTGCGCGAGCGCAGCGACCTCGATGTGGTGGCCAACAAGCTGTTGCGCGAGGGCCAGGCCAGCGGGGGACCGCGCATCAAGGACTCGGTCATGGCCATGTTCCGCAGCTATCACTGGCCGGGCAATATCCGCCAGCTCGGCAACCTGCTGCGCACCGCGCGGCTGATGGCCGAAGGCGAGGCGGAGATCACCGAGGACCACCTGCCCGACGACTTCCTGGAAGACCGGCTGGCGCGCCAGGCCACCCACCCCGCGCACGGCGCCACGGTGGCACCAGACGCCGCACCGGACGGCGAGCGCGCCGCGGGGGCGGCGCCCCGCGCGCAGCCCACCCGCCTGGCCGACGTCGAGGCGCTGGCCATCGTCGCCGCGGTCAAGGCGCACCACGGCAATATTTCCGCGGCGGCCAAGGCGCTCGGCATCTCGCGCAATACGGTGTACCGGAAGCTGGACGAGGCCAACGCGCTGCCGCAGCAGGATGGCTGA
- a CDS encoding MBL fold metallo-hydrolase, with product MGALLAMALGGAGPAAALGRVVLARLQPGVYVASAANAEVALANAGEVVPTLVHVTGAGVLVVDPGPHLAWGNGLLAAIRAVTPEPVRWVVNTHAHPENVLANAAFARLRPRPAFLASAATAGLMRQRCEACLARLSAQLGPAAMRGTRIVLPEPGLRHGDRLQTGATAWEVQVHAGAHSAADTVLYAPRRRLLCVGGLAYRDRVPEMQEASLQGWRRALRAVSALPADIVVGTAPGTPAQTLAPTLAYLDALAGGVAAALEAGGDAARVLSPAAAGPYRHWRYFASRHPLNVQHAWRELEDLWMNGEPLA from the coding sequence ATGGGCGCCCTGCTGGCGATGGCGCTCGGCGGCGCCGGACCGGCCGCGGCATTGGGCCGCGTGGTGCTGGCGAGGTTGCAGCCTGGTGTGTATGTGGCCAGCGCAGCCAACGCCGAGGTGGCGCTGGCCAATGCCGGGGAGGTGGTGCCGACCCTGGTCCATGTGACCGGAGCCGGGGTGCTGGTGGTCGACCCGGGCCCGCATCTGGCCTGGGGGAACGGGCTGCTGGCGGCGATCCGGGCGGTGACGCCCGAGCCGGTGCGCTGGGTGGTCAACACCCATGCGCATCCCGAGAACGTGCTGGCCAACGCGGCGTTCGCTCGCTTGCGGCCGCGCCCCGCGTTCCTGGCCTCTGCCGCCACCGCTGGCCTGATGCGGCAGCGCTGCGAGGCGTGCCTGGCCCGGCTGTCCGCGCAACTGGGGCCAGCCGCGATGCGCGGCACGCGGATCGTGTTGCCTGAACCCGGCTTGCGCCATGGCGATCGCCTGCAGACCGGCGCCACCGCATGGGAAGTGCAGGTCCACGCGGGGGCGCATAGCGCTGCGGATACTGTGCTGTATGCGCCACGGCGGCGGCTGTTATGCGTGGGCGGCCTGGCCTACCGCGACCGCGTTCCGGAGATGCAGGAGGCTTCCCTGCAAGGCTGGCGGCGCGCGCTGCGCGCCGTGTCTGCGCTACCCGCCGATATCGTGGTGGGCACCGCGCCGGGCACGCCGGCGCAAACGCTGGCGCCCACGCTGGCCTACCTGGACGCGTTGGCCGGCGGTGTCGCCGCCGCACTGGAAGCAGGGGGCGATGCGGCGCGCGTGCTCAGCCCGGCCGCCGCCGGGCCGTACCGCCATTGGCGCTATTTCGCTTCGCGCCATCCCTTGAATGTGCAGCACGCCTGGCGCGAACTGGAAGACCTGTGGATGAACGGCGAGCCGCTGGCCTGA
- a CDS encoding alpha/beta fold hydrolase gives MPAAPPPSHCSFLRMRDGHRMHVRQAGPATGDPWLVLHGGPGSGCSPSMVAWFDPLRHRVVMPDQRGAGRSRPAGTLRRNTAGVLLADLEQLRQALGVQRWGVVGGSWGAALALAYAARYPDAVAALVLRGAFLTGRDDIHRLFSPRGGAMLRRVMARGVRSSDARARLLTVSQVLQSGTTVQKLDTAGQWQRAERRMLGLGRTRPVRQPWRERMAAVNKYRVQAHYLRRRAGLGKPALLKAAAQIGARDVPVTLLHGRADAVCRPANALRLQAVMPRARLVWVPGGHVPAGAMAEALRAAIRAAGRQR, from the coding sequence ATGCCCGCAGCGCCGCCGCCGTCCCACTGTTCTTTCCTCCGCATGCGGGATGGCCACCGCATGCATGTGCGGCAGGCGGGGCCGGCCACGGGCGATCCATGGCTGGTGCTTCATGGCGGGCCGGGCAGCGGCTGCAGCCCGTCGATGGTGGCGTGGTTCGATCCGTTGCGGCACCGCGTGGTGATGCCCGACCAGCGTGGCGCGGGCCGTTCGCGGCCCGCCGGGACGCTGCGCCGGAATACGGCGGGCGTGCTGCTGGCAGACCTGGAGCAGCTGCGCCAGGCGCTTGGCGTCCAGCGCTGGGGCGTGGTGGGCGGATCCTGGGGAGCAGCGCTGGCGCTGGCCTATGCCGCGCGCTATCCCGATGCGGTGGCGGCCCTGGTCCTGCGGGGCGCTTTCCTGACTGGCCGCGACGATATCCATCGGCTCTTTTCCCCGCGCGGCGGCGCGATGCTGCGGCGCGTCATGGCAAGGGGCGTGCGGTCGTCCGATGCCCGGGCCCGCCTGCTCACTGTGTCGCAAGTGTTGCAAAGTGGTACGACTGTTCAAAAACTGGACACTGCCGGACAGTGGCAGCGCGCCGAACGGCGGATGCTGGGTCTTGGCCGGACGCGGCCGGTGCGCCAGCCGTGGCGCGAGCGCATGGCAGCGGTGAACAAATACCGGGTCCAGGCGCATTACCTGCGCCGCCGCGCCGGACTGGGCAAGCCGGCGCTGCTGAAGGCGGCGGCGCAGATCGGCGCGCGGGACGTGCCGGTGACCTTGCTGCATGGCCGTGCCGATGCGGTCTGCCGGCCGGCCAACGCTCTGCGTTTGCAGGCCGTCATGCCCCGGGCGCGGCTGGTCTGGGTGCCTGGCGGACACGTGCCCGCCGGTGCCATGGCCGAGGCCCTGCGTGCCGCCATCCGCGCGGCGGGCCGGCAGCGGTGA
- the pqqA gene encoding pyrroloquinoline quinone precursor peptide PqqA, which translates to MNWTTPAYKELRLGFEITMYIANR; encoded by the coding sequence ATGAACTGGACCACCCCCGCCTACAAAGAACTACGCCTGGGTTTCGAAATCACGATGTACATCGCCAACCGCTGA
- the pqqB gene encoding pyrroloquinoline quinone biosynthesis protein PqqB: protein MTILRVLGSAAGGGFPQWNCNCRHCDGVRNGTLRATPRTQSSIALRDAGQDWVLVNASPDILEQLRQSPALQPARQPRDTGIAGVVLMDAQIDHVTGLLMLREHRQALPVYATAAVLQDLATAFPLTRMLSHYCGLDTHTLALDDAPFTVPPLHGVMLTAVPLESKAPPYSPNRNAPQRGDNIGLRIVDAATGRRAFYAPGLGRIEPRVLDELQRADVVLVDGTCWRDDEMQQLGFSAKTAADMGHLALSGPGGMIETLDRLPAARKILIHINNTNPILVDDSPQRGLLADHGIEVAYDGMEITL, encoded by the coding sequence ATGACAATACTCCGGGTCCTGGGATCGGCCGCAGGCGGTGGCTTTCCCCAGTGGAACTGCAACTGCCGCCATTGCGATGGCGTACGCAACGGCACGCTGCGCGCCACGCCGCGCACGCAGTCATCGATCGCCTTGCGCGACGCAGGACAGGACTGGGTGCTGGTCAACGCCTCGCCCGACATCCTCGAGCAACTGCGCCAGTCGCCAGCGCTGCAGCCGGCGCGCCAGCCGCGCGACACCGGCATTGCCGGGGTGGTGCTGATGGATGCGCAGATCGATCACGTGACCGGCCTCTTGATGTTGCGCGAGCATCGGCAGGCGCTGCCGGTCTACGCCACCGCGGCGGTCCTGCAGGATCTCGCCACAGCATTCCCGCTGACACGCATGCTGTCGCACTACTGCGGGCTGGACACGCACACGCTGGCCCTGGACGACGCGCCCTTCACGGTGCCGCCGCTCCATGGCGTGATGCTGACGGCGGTGCCGCTGGAGAGCAAGGCGCCGCCCTATTCCCCCAACCGCAACGCGCCGCAGCGTGGCGACAATATCGGGCTGCGCATTGTCGATGCCGCCACCGGCCGGCGCGCCTTCTATGCGCCCGGGCTGGGCCGCATCGAGCCGCGCGTGCTCGACGAACTGCAGCGCGCCGACGTAGTGCTGGTGGACGGCACCTGCTGGCGCGACGATGAGATGCAGCAGCTTGGCTTCTCCGCCAAGACCGCCGCGGACATGGGGCATCTCGCGCTGTCCGGCCCGGGCGGCATGATCGAGACGCTCGACCGCCTGCCCGCGGCACGCAAGATCCTGATCCACATCAACAACACCAACCCGATCCTGGTGGACGACTCGCCGCAGCGCGGCCTGCTGGCGGACCACGGCATCGAGGTGGCCTACGACGGCATGGAAATCACGCTATGA
- the pqqC gene encoding pyrroloquinoline-quinone synthase PqqC, which produces MTQATAWSPAEFEARLRAKETGYHIHHPFNLRMAAGQCTPAQIRAWVANRFYYQTSIPLKDAAVLSNCPDRATRREWVVRILDHDGTDTQEGGIEAWLRLGLAVGLTRDALWSHRHVLPGVRFAVDAYVNFARRAPWQEAVCSSLTEMFAPEIHKERLAGWPGHYPWIEAQGLDYFRSRIPLAQRDVDHGLRVTLGYFRTPEQQQRALDILQFKLDILWSMLDAIQLAHP; this is translated from the coding sequence ATGACACAAGCCACGGCCTGGAGCCCCGCCGAATTCGAAGCGCGCCTGCGCGCGAAAGAGACCGGCTATCACATTCACCACCCGTTCAACCTGCGCATGGCGGCCGGGCAATGCACGCCGGCGCAGATTCGCGCCTGGGTGGCCAACCGCTTCTACTACCAGACCAGCATCCCGCTCAAGGACGCTGCCGTGCTCTCCAACTGCCCCGACCGCGCCACGCGCCGCGAGTGGGTCGTGCGCATCCTGGACCATGACGGCACAGACACCCAGGAGGGCGGCATCGAAGCCTGGCTGCGGCTGGGCCTGGCGGTGGGACTCACGCGGGACGCGCTGTGGTCGCACCGGCACGTGCTGCCCGGCGTGCGCTTCGCCGTCGACGCCTATGTGAACTTCGCGCGGCGCGCGCCCTGGCAGGAGGCCGTGTGCTCCTCGCTGACCGAGATGTTCGCCCCGGAAATCCACAAGGAGCGCCTGGCCGGCTGGCCGGGGCACTATCCGTGGATCGAAGCGCAGGGACTGGATTATTTCCGCTCGCGCATTCCGCTTGCGCAGCGCGACGTCGATCACGGCCTGCGCGTGACGCTCGGCTACTTCCGCACGCCGGAGCAGCAGCAGCGCGCGCTGGACATCCTGCAATTCAAGCTCGACATCCTGTGGTCGATGCTCGACGCCATCCAACTCGCCCACCCATGA
- the pqqD gene encoding pyrroloquinoline quinone biosynthesis peptide chaperone PqqD: MTPTEADLTKPTLHRTFRLQWEDAQQSWILLYPEGMVTLNDSAAAILQRCDGSHTLDMLIDDLQSAFGVQGIAPEVHAFVKHAIERGWLV, from the coding sequence ATGACCCCGACCGAAGCCGACCTGACCAAGCCGACGCTGCACCGGACCTTTCGCCTGCAGTGGGAAGACGCCCAGCAGAGCTGGATCCTGCTGTATCCGGAAGGCATGGTCACGCTCAACGACAGCGCGGCTGCCATCCTGCAGCGCTGCGACGGCAGCCACACTCTCGACATGCTGATCGACGACCTGCAGTCCGCCTTCGGCGTGCAGGGCATCGCACCGGAGGTACACGCCTTTGTCAAACATGCCATCGAACGCGGCTGGCTGGTCTGA